GAAGTTGCGGGGTTGATGCTGAAGATGGTGAATTTATGGAATATTGTGGGTGAAAAGGAGATGCTTAGGTTGAGGGAAGAGATTGTTAACTCACCTGGGATGAGAAGGCTTGTGGCTGACGACGATGGTTACTTGATGGAACTTGCACTGAATGAGATCATTGAGAATTTGGGGTATCTTGCCATGTCAGTGGTCAGGCTTGGTAAGAGGTGCACTGACCCTGTTTATCATCgttttgaagaattttttGATGACCCTCTTGAGAATGGTTTCCAATGGCTTGGGTGGGAGTACAGGTGGAAGAAAATGGAGaggaaagtgaagaaaatggagagattTGTTGAGGCCACAATGCAATTGTCTCAGGAGCTAGAAGTGCTGGCTGAGCTTGAGCAAACTTTGAGGAGAATGCGGGCTAATCCTCAGTTAAATCGGGTCAAATTGCTCGAGTTTCAACAAAAGGTAATGTGGCAGCGTCAAGTTGTGAAAAATCTACAAGAGATGTCTCCATGGAGTAGAACTTACGATTACACTGTCCGACTTCTGGCTAGATCCATGTTTACTATTTTAGAGAGGATCAAGCTGGTCTTTGGATATGATCAAATGGATTCTGGAGAAGGAAACAATAATTCTGAAATTACCAATTCTGCTTGTCTATCTCGTAGTCATTCATTTTCTGCTATCATGCACTCTTCTGTTCATCCATCTGATGGTAATCATTGTGGGTTCTATTCAGGACCTCTTGGGAGGTCGCTTACAAAGCCAAGGCTTATTGCTAGTAGTaagaataaaacaaacaaacagcGGCAAGCTCATCATCAGTCATCCATCCAACATGGAAATTATTCTCAGTTAAAAGCCAAAAGTTTTGCTCATGTTGGACCTTTTAAAGGATGCATGACGGGTGGAAGTGAATCTCCTGTTTTCCATAGCTGCAAGCCAGAAATTGGTGGTTCTATGAGGTTGAGAAGTACCCATATGAAACTTTGTGAGAAGTACACACATATGGGATCTCAATCTTTCAGCCACAGTATCTATTCTAAATTATCCCTGTTTAGTTCAAAATGTACACTGTTGGCTGCCTCGCCGTCTACCCTTGGTGATGCTGCTCTGGCTCTCCATTATGCAAATGTGAttgttttgattgaaaatatAGCTTCATCACCTCACTTGATCAGCCTTGACGCAAGATATGATCTATACAATATGTTAACCACAACTATAAGAACTACTCTCAGAGCTAGACTAAAGTCATATGCCAGAACTATGGGCACATCTGTCTATGATCCTGCCCTTGCAGGAGAGTGGAGTCTGGCACTGGAGCAGATACTGGAATGGCTTGCTCCCCTTGCCCATAACATGGTGAGGTGGCATTCTGAGCGAAATTTTGTGAAGCAGCAGGAAGTTTCCAAGACAAATGTGCTTCTGGTACAGACCCTCCACTTTGCGAATCAGGCTAAAACCGAAGCTGCAATTGTGGAGCTTCTTATAGGTCTGAACTATATGTGCATGATTGATGAGCATAATAGGAAGGCTTTGCGAGATGCTGGTGGCAACAGACCGTATGATGATTATATGTTCAAAAGGGATGAAATTGCTTAACAAAATTTATCGACTGCATTAGTAGATTGTGGACTTCCACAGGTCTATAAGATGGCGATGTTCAATCAATGAAGTAACCTGGAGAAGAATGAGATGTTTTAAGCATCAAATGAACATTTCTGCTTCTTTTGGGCAagtagattttctttttttctcttttgttcttctttgtcttttcgTGGGACTCAAAGATTCTTTCATTTGTTGATATGGTGAATGAATTGGGGGCCAACGGCAACGTCCTTGTAAAGCATATCTTGTAATGTAACACGAAGCTCTTTGTAGCATAATCTATGGTATATTTGCACTACTCTTTTGACATATCTGTAGCTTCAAGATCTTATAATATTTCATCACATGGattgcttcttctttgttgttttcctctttttgtCCACTCCTTTTCCTCACGTGTCTTAAAACGCCAATTAGgatataaaattaaacaacTATATAAGCATATTCGATGgatgtactctttttcttgttcaatCTATGTATCAGAAAATATGTTCATTGTCTCTGGGAAATATATCggttttctcaattttcagaTAAATTATTATCTTACCAAAGAAAGACTGGGGTTATAGAAATactgttttatta
Above is a genomic segment from Prunus dulcis chromosome 7, ALMONDv2, whole genome shotgun sequence containing:
- the LOC117636101 gene encoding protein PSK SIMULATOR 1-like, coding for MKGEMVSESWFGSLRFSWNRVVEVEKPVVGILAFEVAGLMLKMVNLWNIVGEKEMLRLREEIVNSPGMRRLVADDDGYLMELALNEIIENLGYLAMSVVRLGKRCTDPVYHRFEEFFDDPLENGFQWLGWEYRWKKMERKVKKMERFVEATMQLSQELEVLAELEQTLRRMRANPQLNRVKLLEFQQKVMWQRQVVKNLQEMSPWSRTYDYTVRLLARSMFTILERIKLVFGYDQMDSGEGNNNSEITNSACLSRSHSFSAIMHSSVHPSDGNHCGFYSGPLGRSLTKPRLIASSKNKTNKQRQAHHQSSIQHGNYSQLKAKSFAHVGPFKGCMTGGSESPVFHSCKPEIGGSMRLRSTHMKLCEKYTHMGSQSFSHSIYSKLSLFSSKCTLLAASPSTLGDAALALHYANVIVLIENIASSPHLISLDARYDLYNMLTTTIRTTLRARLKSYARTMGTSVYDPALAGEWSLALEQILEWLAPLAHNMVRWHSERNFVKQQEVSKTNVLLVQTLHFANQAKTEAAIVELLIGLNYMCMIDEHNRKALRDAGGNRPYDDYMFKRDEIA